In the genome of Petrotoga sp. 9PWA.NaAc.5.4, one region contains:
- a CDS encoding PIG-L deacetylase family protein produces the protein MEEKIVQSLKKMLSIPKIEDRRNVLCILPHPDDGEIGAGGTIAKLKSLGSKVTYLMVTEGGAGIKGKSREETVKIRKKEQEDAAELLGVDQIIWLNYPDGGRYDINDVRNDLKKNIENIKPDLILTVDPFLPYETHQDHKICGLAAAQASSNSLDSNALIAFFFTAYPNQYVSVDDYWEKKIEAIKIHKSQITEEFLLIIQQYFGLKANVYGEKIGCKYAENFKVLFPMMLHCFEEAMWI, from the coding sequence ATGGAAGAAAAAATTGTACAAAGTTTAAAGAAAATGCTTTCTATTCCAAAAATAGAAGATAGACGTAATGTATTGTGTATTCTTCCTCATCCAGATGATGGAGAAATAGGTGCAGGAGGAACTATTGCAAAATTAAAATCATTAGGTTCAAAGGTTACTTATCTCATGGTTACAGAAGGCGGGGCAGGAATTAAGGGAAAAAGTCGTGAAGAAACAGTTAAGATAAGAAAGAAGGAACAAGAAGACGCTGCAGAATTATTGGGCGTTGATCAAATTATTTGGCTAAACTATCCTGATGGTGGAAGATACGACATAAACGATGTAAGAAACGATTTAAAGAAAAATATCGAAAATATTAAACCTGATTTAATTTTAACAGTAGATCCTTTTTTACCTTATGAAACTCATCAAGATCACAAAATCTGTGGATTAGCTGCTGCACAAGCTTCATCTAATAGTTTAGATTCTAACGCTTTAATTGCTTTTTTCTTTACCGCTTATCCTAATCAGTATGTTTCAGTGGATGATTATTGGGAGAAAAAAATTGAGGCTATTAAAATTCACAAGAGTCAAATCACCGAAGAATTTCTTTTGATTATTCAACAATATTTTGGATTAAAAGCGAATGTATATGGAGAAAAAATAGGATGCAAATATGCTGAAAATTTTAAAGTTTTATTTCCGATGATGTTGCATTGTTTTGAAGAAGCTATGTGGATATAA